In the genome of Anaerolineaceae bacterium oral taxon 439, the window AACGACCGGAAAGACGCTCCTCCGGCTCGAAGAAAAGACCTCGGGCGACGTCCTTTTTGAGGGTCGGGAAATCTACGATATCGGAACCAAGGAAATGCGCCGGCTCCGTCCGAAGCTCCAGATTATTTTCCAGGATCCGTATTCATCGCTCTCGCCGCGCCTCCCCGTCGGCGAAATTATCGGCGAGGCCGTCCGGGAACATCGGATCGTCCCGCCGGATGAATTCGACGAATACGTGACCCGGATCATGCTCGCCAGCGGACTTCAGGAATACCATAAGCTCCGCTATCCGCATGAGTTTTCCGGCGGACAGCGTCAGCGGATCTGTATCGCGCGCGCGTTAGCGCTGAACCCGAGGTTTATCGTCTGCGACGAGCCGGTCTCCGCGCTCGACGTCTCGATCCAGGCGCAGATTATCAATCTTCTCGAAGAGCTTCAGGCTCAATTCGATTTAGCCTACCTCTTCATCTCCCATGACCTCTCCGTCGTTCAGCATATTTCCGATTTCGTCGGCGTCATGTACCTCGGATCGATGGTCGAGACGGCGTCCAAGGAAGAAATCTTTGCGCATCCGCTTCATCCGTATACCGAAGCGCTTTTCAGCGCAATTCCCGTCCCGGATCCGGACTACAAAATGAACCGGATCATCCTCGAAGGTTCGATACCTTCTCCGGCGCGGCCGCCGTCCGGCTGCAAATTCCATACCCGCTGCGCGAAGGCCATGCCGAAATGCAGTGAGACCGCGCCCGAAATGATCGAGGCCGCCCCGGGTCATTTTGTCAGCTGTCACCTGTTCGGAGGATAAACGAGCATGAAAACGACGCGTCAGGACGAATGGATCGACGACGGCCATACGATCGTCAGCATGAATGTTGAAGGGATGCCCTGGTACCGGCCGGCAAACCGACCCAAAGAAACGGTCAGCGACGGCTACACGACATGGATGATTATCAAGGAGAGCTGGAAAGCCGCCGTCGTCGTCTGCACGGTTTTTTCGCTCGCGCTGATCCTGACCATGGCCGCGTTCCTCCGATAGACGGAAAGAAACGAAAAAGAAGCGAAAAGTAAAAAGCAGGGGCTGTCCAAATCAGGAGCAGCCCCTGCCGTCATCAGCTGATCAGCAAAACAACTGAATCAGATCAGCAGATCAGTATTTCAGCGAATAATCCACGTACAGCATCCCGCGGATCCCGCGCAGCTCAGCCGGAACCTTCCCGTCCGGCGTCAGCCGCTTTTCCATCGCTTTCATCAGCCGCTCTGTATCTTCCGGCGTGAAATCCTCGCCGAAGAGCCAGCTCGCGAAACGGAGAACGCAGTCCTCCGGCGCGATATCCTCGCGGATCGTCCGGGACGTCGCCTGAAACTTCGGAAGGTAGCCGTCCGCGACGAACAGGTTGAATAAATAGACCAGGTCAAAACTGACGCGCTTTCTGGGCGTTATTCCCATGTCCGCCGCGATCGTATCGAGAAACAGATCGTTCCGTTCGATCCAGGTCCCAAGAAAAACGCCCTTCTTCGCTATCTTCAAAAATTTCAGATAGTTTTCGTAATAGTCAACAATCGGGCAGTTTGCCACGAAAATATAATCGTACGGCTTCGTTGGCTCAAATTCCTGAAACGACGAATGATAAACCGGGACGTCCGCGTAACCGTTCTCAGCAGCATACGCTTTCGCCGTCCTGACCATCGCGATCGACGGGTCCAATCCTTCGGCCCTCGCCCCGGCGTCCAGCAGCAATTTCAGGTACCTGCCCGCGCCGCAACCCGAATCGAGAACGCTCATTCCATCGAGATCGCCGACGGAAGACTTGAAAAACGAGAAATAACCGTCGCCGTCCGCGCGCGCGGATAAACGGCTGACTTCCTTCGCCCGCCGGTTCCACATCCGGTTCGAGGCCTCGATATCCTGAGCTGGATTCGAGAGCTTTTCCTGACAAATCTCGCGCAGCTTATTCATTAGCGAACGTACTCGTCGTAAACGATTCCGGATACGTCTTCAGCAGATCGGCATAAACATCCTTCCCGACGAAAAGCGTATAAATCTCGGCGGCCTTCTCCTTAAGATCGATATCGGCGAAATTTTCCGGATGGGCCAGCGATCCGATAAAGTACATATTCAGAATCGCCGTATCATAGTTCATCCCATACGTGAAGTACGGCATGATGTAATGGGCGTTTTTATTCTTGAACGCGGAAAGCGAGCGATAAAAATCCGGATCAGCCGCCATGTCTTCGTCAAGGAGCGTCTTCCCGCTCAGATCCAGAATAATCATCTCAGGGTCCAGATCAAGAAGCTTTTCCTTGTCAATCATAACGCTGCGCTCGTCGGTCAGCTCGTCCATGACGTTGAAGGCGTTAACCGTACGCAGGAGATCCAGATGCGTTTTCGTCGATAAGATTCCCTGCTCGCCGCGGAAGCTGCATCCGCCAAGATACATTCTCGGGCTTTCTTCGATCGATCCGGCGCGCGACTGTAAGTCTTTTTCGGTCTCCCGAATAAACGTGTTAACCTCTTCCGCACGATCTTCGAGTTTCAATACCTTTCCGATGATCTCGAACGTCCGGTACGTTTTTTCACCGAAAATGTCGCCGCGCATTCCAGCGTCGATCCCAACGACCGGAATATCCAGCGTCTTCTGAAGCTCGTCGAGCTCATCGGCGCTCTGGCTGTACGCAACAAAAATAACGTCCGGCTCGGCGAACTTCAGGAGCTCATAGTCCGGCTCAAATTTCGAGCCGCCCTTCCCAATCGTTTCAAGCTCGCGCAATTCCGGATAAGCGTAGTGAATCGATTGACCGGTAACCGTATGGCCCGTCTTCTCGGTCCCTTCGATCCCGACGAGACGATCCGATCCGGCGATATACGCGTAAAGCTTTAATGCTCCATGCCCGATCGAAAGGGTCCGTTCCGGAACCTTCGTAAACTCAATTGTGCGTCCGGTACTGTCGACGACCGAATAACCTTCCGATGATTCCTGCGCGACGGCGATCGAAGCGAACGCCAGAAGTGCGACCAGAACCGTAAGACCGACAACTTTTCGAATAGACAGATTCATTCAATACTCCTTATAAACCTTTAATTCAGGATAATAAATTTTTTGTCGCCATGATTTAATACTTCGACGTCAAGATTATAAACGTCACGGATCGATTCGCGCGTGATAACCGACGCGCCGCCATAATCGTAGACCGCCCCGTCTTTCAGCAGCAGAAACTTATCCGAATAACGCAGCGCGAGATTAATATCATGGATACTCACAATAACCGAAATCTGCTTCTCTTCGCAGTATTCCCGAACCAGCCGCATAACCGCGACCTGATTTTTAATATCCAGACTGCTCGTCGGTTCGTCCAGCAGGAGAACCTTCGGCTCCTGCGCCAACGCTCTGGCGAGGATGACTTTTTGAAATTCGCCGCCGCTCAGCGTATTCGCGTCGCGCATCGCGAACTTCTCCAGACCCAGCTTCCGGATAAGATATTCGACATGATCGTAGTCAGTCTGGACCGCGTCCTGACGGATATGCGGAAGACGTCCGATCAGGATCGTATCGTAAACCGTATTTCTGACCGGAACGTTATACTGGCTGACGTACGCGGCGCGGCGCGCCATTTCCCTGTGGCTCATACGACGGACGTCCTCTCCATCGAGATAAATCGCGCCGCTCTCGGGACAAAGAATCTTGATCAGGTTCTTCAGCAGCGTCGATTTCCCCGCGCCGTTGATCCCCAGAAGCGAAACGAAACAGCCGCATCCCAGATCGAAGCTGACATTTTTCAGGATATAACTGCTGTACTTGAAATTAAGCTGGTCAACCTGGATCAGGTTCATATCGACTTTTCTTTCAATAAGATATACACGAACACAGGCGCGCCTAAGATCGACGTAATCGCGCCGACCGGAAGAACGAGCGGAGCCGAAACCGTCCGTGCCAGCGTATCGCTGAACAGGACCAGAAACGCTCCCATCAGCAGCGTGCCGGGGATCATGAAGCGCTTATCTTCGCCGATAATCCGTTTGGTGACCTGCGGCGCGAGCAGGCCGACAAACCCGATAACGCCGACGAAGGCAACGCTGATCCCGGTATTCAGCGCGGCCAGAAAGATGGACAGGTTCCGCATGCCGCGCGTATCGACGCCTAACGAATGCGCCGTATGCTCCCCCGAATCCATCGCATTCATATGCCAGCGATACAGGTAAACAATCAGCGAGGACAGGAGCGACACGACCATGACGATCGCGATTTCATGGAAATTGATCCGACCAAGATCGCCGAAGGTCCAGGCAACGGCCGCCGCCAGCTTCGTTTCGTCGGCAAAATACTGAATAATAATCGTAATCGCGGAGAACAGCGAATTCAGCGCTACGCCGGCGAGAATAACCGTTGTCTTATCGGCCCGGCGGAGACTCGAAATCGCCAGAACGAGCAACATGCAGAGGACGGAAGCAATAAATGCAAAGCCCGCCGTCATCATCGAGCCCGCCTCGATACCAAAGCGCGCCAGCGTGATAATCGCGATATTCGCGCCCAGCGCAGAAGCAGAAGAAATCCCCAGCGTCGAAGGCGACGCCAGCGGATTATTCAGCGAACTCTGAATAATCATCCCCGACAGCGCGGTCCCGATCCCGACGAAAAAACCGCCCAAAACCCGCGGAAGCCGAATCCCATAGACGATAAAGCGGCTTTTGTCGCTTCCTCTCCCAACCAGCGCCAGAAAACTATCCCAGATCGACATTCCCGAAGAACCGACGTTAATCGACAGGATAGCAATAAAAACCAGCACGCCGCAAAGAAAGATAAGAAACGCTTTTTTAAACGCAATCCGTTCCCGATACTTTAGATTAATATCCAACGCTTTAAACCGTCCTCCTGATCCGTCGCCCGTACGGTTCTTACCGCACCGCGCGATATACGGGCCTTCGTTAGAGATATCTAACTCAACGGTCGAACTTATAACATAGATACACGGGCTTGTCAAACCGACGAAAAATCCTGATTTTGCCGCCGGCTCAACCGAACCCAACGGGAATCAGGATTTTCGCTTCACAGCACAGAACGGATCAGACGATATCAGCTCGCGCTTTCCCCCCAGAACGCACGGACGCAATTCGCCGCTTCGAAATCCTTCTTTCCCATCCCATATCCGATCGCGCCGACAGTCATCAGCGGCTGCGGCCCGAAACGCGCCGCAAAGTATTTCAGGAGCGCCGCGCCCGTCGGAGTACAAAGTTCGGCGGCGATCCTCCCCCCGTACGTCGGAACCCCGCGCAAAATCTCGGCCGTCGCCGGAGCCGGAACCGGTAAAATCCCATGCGCGCAGCGAACAACGCCCGAACCGACATGAACCGGCGAAACGACGATCTCGTCAGGTTTCATCCGGTCAATCAGGAAGCAAACCGCCGCGATATCGGCGATGGCGTCCAACGCCCCGACCTCGTGAAAATGCACCTGCGATACCGGACGCTGGTGCGCCTTGGATTCCGCTTCGGCGATCAGTCGATATACCGCCAGCGCGTCATTTTTGACGTTTTCATTGGCTGAAAGACCGCAGAGGATCGCCTCAATTTCCGACATGCCGCGATGAACGCAGTGATGATGCTCCTGCCCTTCATGACAAACGCCATGGCCATGCCCATGATCATGATGATGATGCTCCTGTCCTTCATGACAAACGTCATGACTATGCCCATGATCATGGTGATGATGCTCCTGTCCTTCATGACAAACGTCATGACTATGCCCATGATCATGGTGGTGATGCACATGCGCAGGCATCCAATCCGCTTCCTCGGCGCCGTCGATCAGGACGCGAACGCTTGTTCCGTGAATCCCTGCTTTTTCGGCCGTCTCCACCGCGAATTTCACGCCGTCGATTCCAAGCGAATTCAACGCGGAAACCGCCTCAACGCGCTCGCCGTCCGGGAGCAGGTCGATCAGCGCGCCCGTCAGCATATCCCCCGCCGCACCCATACGGCATTCAAAATAAAGCGTTTTCATGTTTCATCTTCTCCCTCCGGCCGCTCCGCTTCATCCGCATCGCGCGCCTCAGCAGCGTCGTTTTCAGCCCGTTTCCGCAGGATCCCCCTCAAGCTGAATTTCATAACACGCTCTTTTCCTTCGCGAAGCCGCTTAAAATTCGGCTTCAGCGCGGTATAAACGATCGCCAGGCCGAAAATTCCGTACAAAACGTACCACCATGAGCTCGGCTCCATCCCGGTCAACCGCATGACGATAAACGTTACCGTCGCGAATAAATTGATCGAGAACGTCGCGACTGACGCGTACCCGAGCGTCATGTATAAAATCAGCGCCGGAATCCCGGCAAAGAAAATCACGCTCGGCAGGATCCCGATCACGACGCCCAACGACGTCAGGCCGCCGGCGCCGCCGCGCAGCCGGCATTGGCCGCTCGGAACCGTTTCAATCAAAAAAATCGACTTAATATGCCCCAATACCGCCAGGATCCCTGCCGCGGCGATCATCCAATCCATCCGCTCGGCGAAACTCCAGCGAACGATCCAAACCGCCAGGAACCCTTTCAGGACATCGCAAACCGCGGTCAGCAGGCCCCATTTGACCCCGATCGTCCGGATTACGTTCGACGTCCCCATCTTCCCGGACGCATGATACCGAATATCGCGCCGGCTGACAAGCCAGACAAGCGCCCAACCGACGGGCAGCGAACCGACCAGATACGCCAAAGCTAAAACAATCAGATATTGCCAGATCATGGGATACGACTCCTAAGCGGTAAGTTCAAAGTACAAAAAAGCTGACAGAAACAACGCACCCTGCCACCCCAACCGGCGCAGCGCGAAACGAAACGAACGCCCTGAAGAACATATTATAATGAAATTAATCGTCAGGTAAAAGACGGCGAACAGGAGGACCCCGTACGATAACGCCCGCAGCGGCAAATACATAAACGCGATCCCGAATTCGGCGACAACCGCCGCGACAGCTAACGCTTTATACAGCGGCGCCAACCCCGCTTCTTCCAACAGGAAAATCCGCCAGGAGATCAGGAACGTCGAAAAAATCAGGAAAGGCGTCAGGAAAACGATCCGTCCGCCGACCGACTTCGCAAATAAAAATCCCATCGCCGCTGAAACGTATGCCAGCGCTGTCACCGGAACCGAAGCGATCGCGCTCCGTGGATCGGACCGGAAACAGAGGTAACTCTCCGAAAGGAAAACCGAATACAGCAGCAGTCCGCCAAAGAACAGGATAATCACCCAGCCGATTCCCGGTTCAACTGAGCTCAGTAAAATTCCCAGCGACGCCGTTGCCGTAAATGGGACGATGACATGGGTAAATTTTCTGGACCGCCCCGTTTCCGGCTCGACCTCGATCGCCGTATAAACGCCGCAGGCTGCGATCAGCGCAACCATCGGAATCATCGGCAAATCCGGCGAAAGATCGACCGGCAACGATAAAAACAGGACGTCGAGCGTAAAGCGCCAGTTCGCGTCCGAAACCGTCGCGGCCATCGCAAAGCAAAGCAGAATCACGGCGGTCAACGAAGAAAAGAAGGTCCGGTGCGGAGATTTCGCGATCATACCTTGATTATACGCGATTCCCACTCTTCTGCGTTTCCTGATCCCGGAGAGACGGAAGAGGAACCGAATAGATTTTCTAAGCCCTCCGGAAAAACATCCTGATACGCCGCCAGCAGCGCGGACCGTTCCTGTTAATTATAGATATTTGTTGTAGTGTAACATAATAAGGAGGGAGTGGGGAAAGGACTTGTCCTCACGAAAATAACGAAATCCGTCTCAAAGAATTCACTGACCTATTACCTGAGTAAATCGGTTCGTATTAATGGCAAGTCAACAACGATTACGATCGAAAGAATCGGCAGCGCAGAAGAACTCCGACAGCGTGCCGGCGATGTGGATGTCAAACTGTGACTGAAGCAGTACGCGCGGGAGGGAACAGTACAGGAAAAGGCAGAAAACGCGGAGATAGTCTTGCGTATTCGCCGGGAAAGCAGATCGAGAAGGGACAACAGACTATAGCGGATGTCTGGTATTTTTTTGCAGGATACTTACTATCAGTTGGGCCTGCAGAAGATCTGCAGTGAAATCATGAAGAAGTATAAGTTCGCTTATGACCTGTACGGAGTTTTATCCAGCCTGATTTACGCGAGCGTGATTTATCCAGGGTCCAAAGCAGCGACGCATGAACTCAGCGAACGATTCCTCGAAACGCCCAGATGCGAACTGCAGCATCTCTATCGGGGATTGGAAATACTCTGCTTAAGGAAGATGATCTGATTCAGGCCAACCTTGTTCCGGAACTCAGAAAAAGTGATCCTGCGAAAGAAAGAAACTCCGCATTATGACTACACGAATTGTTGCTTTGAAACGGAAGATGATGATGACTTCCGCAAATATGGGATATCCAAAGAGCATCGACCGAATCCAATCGTGCAAATGGGCCTGTTTATGGACGCGGATGGGATACCGTTGTCCTTTTCCATCTTCAACGGGATGAAAATGAACAGCAGTCGCTGAAGCAGCTGGAACGAAAAATCATATTTGAATATGGATTGGACGAATTTGACGGATGCGCTGCATGACGCCTTTGGGGTCCGAACTGACCGCCAGATTGTTCCCGCGGCGCAGATGAAATCGATCTGCGCGAAGACAAAGAGGTGATTTTACTTTGACAATCCATACATTTACTATTTCAACTGATAATAGTATTATTTACAAGCCAACAAATTTTCCTCTCGTTTGCAGACACGGAAAAATGTAATTTTATTTTTTATTTTTTTTGAAAATTTCTGTCAATTTGATGGCAAAACGTTATGTTGCGTTTGGTTGTGGTATATTAACGAATAGTTAAGAAGCGCTCACAAAAGACTTAAACATTTTAATTCGAAGGAGTAAGATCATGAAAAAAATCGTCGTTATGTTGTTGTTGCTTGTCAGCATCCTGTCGTTAACCGCCGGAGCTTTCGCCCAGCAGTTTTACGTTTACGAGAATCCGGACGATTCGGAGGAAACGATTAAAATTCCGGTCGATCAATCCCATGTCATCGGCACCATCCGATTCTGCGTTGAAGAAGCGCAACGGCTTCCTGCTGAAATTGACGGCGCGATCTGCGATGGCGATGACGACGCGTACAACTCCAAGATGGCCGAATTAGCGTCCTGTATCGCCCAGGCGAACAGCGCCATGGCGGATACGAAAATGCCGAATACGCTGAATCTCTGGCGGGTCTACAGTATCCTGAAGGAAAAGAATTGCGGCGTAGGCGCGGCGGCGACGTCTCATGCCGACTGGGCGCGGGAAGAACTCGATCGAGTCAGTTTCCGAATCGGAGCAATTGACCCCGGCTATGATCCCATCCGGATGTGTGGGACTGTTCCCTACGATACACCGATGCCGATTGCATCTCCATCTATGTTCGCCAGATGTTCTGCTGATCTAAGCGCAGATATTTGCGCTGGGTATGTCTTAACAACTTGTATAAATGATGAACCACGCGGATGGGGGCCGAGGAAAAGCTCTAACCGGCCTTAGTGCGATCAATATGTGGAATTGTCGGTTGCAAAAAGGGGAGGTTCGGTAGAAATCCTTTATCTTCTTCGTAAAATATTTCGAAGACAGGCAATTGAGGACTCCATTCATCCACCGGATTTCTGGAGGCTATTTATTTTCTTGAATAATCCACCAGCCATGATCATAGAACAACCATACCTGTACAAAATTGACGAGCTGAAAACCCTGTCAATAACCAAGGAAAATACCTCAAAAAAAAACGGGAATATAAATGTGTGGGCAATTTGTGATATTGTCTTAGAAAGTTTTTTGGGAACTTCCCTGTCATCTATCACGAGGAACTGCAGGTTTGTTAAAGAGAATGAAGTCTGTTTAAAGGCCATGTAAGAATCCTTCTGTAAAATGTGACGAGGTTATCCGGTACAGTTGTTAAGGTTCTGCCGCGTCAGCCTGTCAGGTAATCAGACATATTACAATTTATTGAGAGTTATTCTTTCAGATTTATATAGAATCAAAGTACAATTCTTTCATAAAGGCCCGAACACATCCGATCATCATCCCACCAACAAAGCGATCGTCGATAACAAGCGCATAAGTCGTATGATCCACATTTAAAGAAAATAAATACGCCTTCTACCGGAACGGCTTGCTGCGCTAAAATTTGAAATTGATAAGACCATCGATCTTCCCCCCCAACTCCGGATCGATATCATTCGAAATTGCGGCACGCTGGAAATAATATTCTTATTATATGTTATCAATATTTTTTCAGCAAGTTTCACCTGATTCACGAAAACGTCAATGACCGTTCGATTACAATAAACAATTGCTATTTATACATCTAAATTAAATAACTGATAAATATAACATAGGAGGAACAAGTAACGATTAACAGGATCAAATAATATCGTAACAATTTCACCCAAATAGATCTTGTTCCCCAGAGAATCATGTCCTTTCTCCTTGTTAATCGCTTTTGACGCTGATCTATCTTTATCTTATCTGCTCTGCTCAAAAAGAAACAAAAAAAGGCCGAACGTTCGAAGACGTTCAGCCCTTTCACTTCTTTATAATCGATCCGTCAGATCTTAATCTCGATATCGACGCCAGCGGGTAAAGTCAGCCGCATCAGCATATCGATCGTTTTCGAATCCGGATCGATAACGTCGATCATGCGGTTATGCGTTCGGATTTCGAAATGTTCATGCGAATCTTTATCGATAAAGCTCGACCGGCGCACCGTGAACCTTTCGATCCTCGTCGGAAGCGGAATCGGCCCGGCGACATGCGCGCCACTGCGCTCCGCCGTATCGACAATCCGTTTCGCGGACTGATCCAGGATCCGATGATCAAACGCCTTAAGGCGAATACGAATTCTTTGTTGTGCCATTTTTAGTATAAATCCTTACGCGATAATTTCGGTGATCACGCCGGCGCCAACCGTCAGCCCGCCTTCGCGGATCGCGAATTTCGATCCCTGTTCCAGCGCTACCGGGATAATCAGCTCGACTTCCATCTCGACGTTGTCCCCGGGCATCACCATTTCTACCGACGCCGGCAGCGTGATCACGCCCGTCACGTCCATCGTCCGGATGTAGAACTGCGGCCGGTACCCGTTGAAGAACGGCTTATGCCGTCCGCCTTCGTCGCGCTTCAGGACGTACACGCTCGCCTTGAATTTCGTATGCGGCTTGATCGATCCCGGCTTCGACACGACCATGCCTCGCTCCACGTCCGTCCGCTCGATCCCCCGCAGCAGCAATCCCAGATTGTCCCCCGCCTGACCTTCGTCCACGATCTTATGGAACATCTCGACGCCCGTGCAAACCGAGCTCATGCTCTTTTCGCGCAGCCCGACGATCTCAACCGGATCCCCGACCTTGATGATACCCCGTTCCGCGCGGCCCGTCACGACCGTCCCCCGACCCTTGATCGAAAACACGTCCTCGATCGGCATCATGAACGGCTTGTCCGTTTCCCGCTGCGGTTCCTTTACGAACGTGTCGACCGCGTCCATCAAGTCGGCGATCGGCTTGTACACCGGATCGTTCGGGTCCGTCGACGTCGACTCCAGCGCCTTCAGCGCCGAGCCCCGGATAATCGGCGTTTCGTCTCCAGGGAACCCGTACGAATTCAGCAGCTCCCGCAGCTCCATCTCCACCAGCTCCAGCAGCTCCGGATCGTCCATCTGGTCCGTCTTGTTCAGGAAGATCAGGATCGACGGAACTTCTACCTGTCGCGCTAACAGGACGTGTTCCTTCGTCTGCGGCATCGGGCCGTCCGGCGCCGCCACCACCAGGATCGCCCCGTCGACCTGCGCCGCTCCCGTGATCATGTTCTTGATATAGTCCCGGTGCCCCGGCATGTCGACATGAGCGTAATGCCGGTTCTTCGTCTCATATTCCACGTGCGAAATATTAATCGTGATCCCGCGCGCTTTTTCTTCCGGGGCGTTATCGATCTGATCGTACGCGCGGAAATCCGCTCCACCCAGCATCGCGCAATATTTCGTGATCGCGGCGGTCAAGGTCGTTTTGCCATGGTCGATATGACCCATCGTACCCACGTTCAGGTGGGGTTTGGTTCGATCAAAATGCTGTTTTGCCATTTTTTATTCTCTCCTCAAGAATGATTAACTATTTTTCCAATACTTTTGCCGCAGTTGCGTCCGAAACTGCTTCATAATGATCATATTCCATCGAAAACACGCCGCGGCCCTGCGTCGCGGAACGGAGCGTCGTCGCATACCCGAACATTTCGCCCAGCGGTACGAACGCATGAATAATCTGGGAAGAGCCCTGAACGTCGGAGCCGCGAACGACCCCGCGCCGCGTGGCGATCTGACCCAGAACTTCGCCGAAATACTCTTCCGGAACGGTAATTTCGACCTTCATGATCGGTTCCATCAGAACCGGGGAACATTTATCCACCGCTTCCTTGAATCCGATACTCCCGGCCATCTTGAACGCCATCTCACTCGAATCGACTTCATGGAACGATCCATCGATTAACGCGACTTTAACGCCCGTCATCGGGTATCCGCCAAGAACGCCGGATTCCGCCGCCTCGCGAACGCCTTTCTCAACCGCCGGAATATATTCCTTCGGAATCGCGCCGCCGACGATCTTGTTTTCAAAGATAATCCCCTGCGTCGATTCGATCGGCTCAATCGCGAACACGACATGTCCATACTGGCCATGACCGCCGGACTGTTTCGCGTACTTATAAGAATACTTATCGATCGATTTACGGATCGTTTCCTTATACGCGACGCGCTCCTTCCCGACGTTCGCCTTGACCCGGAACTCGCGCATCATGCGGTCGACGATGATCGCGAGATGAAGCTCGCCCATCCCGGAGATGATCGTCTGGCCCGTCGTTTCGTCGGTCCGAACCTGAAACGTCGGATCCTCTTCGGCTAATTTCTGAAGCGCGATCCCCATCTTTTCCTGATCCACCGTCGTCTTCGGCTCAACCGCAACCGAAATAACCGGTTCCGGGAAGCTGATCGATTCAAGGACGACCGGTTTCGCCGGATCGCAGAGCGTATCCCCGGTAAACGAATCCTTCAGCCCGAGAACCGCCGCGATATCGCCGGCATGCACTTCAGTAACGTCGTCGCGCCGATCCGCGTACATGCGAATCAGGCGGCCGATCCGTTCCTTCTTGCGTTTGACCGGGTTCAGGAGCGTCTGCCCCTGACGAACGACGCCGGAGTAGACGCGGAAATACGAAAGGCGTCCAACGTAAGGATCGGCGACAATCTTGAAAACGAGCGCGCCGACCGGCGCTTTGTCGTCCGTAGGACAGACGATCTCGTCTTCGCCGTCGACCGACGTCGCGACCGCGTCCGGAATATCCAGCGGCGACGGGAGCAATTCAACCGCCGCGTCCAGCAACGGCTGAACGCCTTTATTCTTCAATGAGGAGCCGCAGTAGCAAGGGTTGCACTTGCCAGCGATAACCGCCCGCCGCAGCCCGGCTTTCAGCTCGTCAACGCTGAGCGAAGCGCCTTCCAGGAATTTTTCCGTCAATTCGTCGTCCAAACCGGCGATTTCTTCGATTAAAACCTGGCGCTTCAGTTCGGCTTCTTCCTTGAATTCATCTGGAACGTCGCTCTCGTCGATCTCAGTCCCCATCTCATCCAGCCATCTGTAAGCGCGCATCGTCAGCAAATCGATCACGCCGACAAACGAGCCCTCGAAACCGATCGGAATCTGCATCGCGAGCGGCTTCGCGCCCAATCGCTTTTCAATCGTTCCGATCGAATTCTCATACGACGCGCCGACGCGATCCATCTTATTGATAAAACAGATCCGCGGCACGTTATATTTATCGGCCTGGCGCCAAACCGTCTCGCTTTGA includes:
- a CDS encoding translation elongation factor G — encoded protein: MTREFPLEKYRNIGIIAHIDAGKTTTTERILFYTGKSYRIGSVDEGTTVTDWMVQERERGITIVSAAVTAEWKGYRINVIDTPGHIDFTAEVQRSLRVLDGGIVVFDATQGVEPQSETVWRQADKYNVPRICFINKMDRVGASYENSIGTIEKRLGAKPLAMQIPIGFEGSFVGVIDLLTMRAYRWLDEMGTEIDESDVPDEFKEEAELKRQVLIEEIAGLDDELTEKFLEGASLSVDELKAGLRRAVIAGKCNPCYCGSSLKNKGVQPLLDAAVELLPSPLDIPDAVATSVDGEDEIVCPTDDKAPVGALVFKIVADPYVGRLSYFRVYSGVVRQGQTLLNPVKRKKERIGRLIRMYADRRDDVTEVHAGDIAAVLGLKDSFTGDTLCDPAKPVVLESISFPEPVISVAVEPKTTVDQEKMGIALQKLAEEDPTFQVRTDETTGQTIISGMGELHLAIIVDRMMREFRVKANVGKERVAYKETIRKSIDKYSYKYAKQSGGHGQYGHVVFAIEPIESTQGIIFENKIVGGAIPKEYIPAVEKGVREAAESGVLGGYPMTGVKVALIDGSFHEVDSSEMAFKMAGSIGFKEAVDKCSPVLMEPIMKVEITVPEEYFGEVLGQIATRRGVVRGSDVQGSSQIIHAFVPLGEMFGYATTLRSATQGRGVFSMEYDHYEAVSDATAAKVLEK